The Mesorhizobium loti DNA segment AAGGGGGCGGCAATCTGATGATGCACGGCGCCGGTTGGCTCGAAGGCGGCCTGCGCTGCTCCTACGAAAAGACCATTCTCGACATCGACCTGTTGCAGATGGTGGCCGAATTCCTGACCCCGCTCGATTTGTCCGAAGAGGCGCTCGGCTTCGACGCCATCCAGTCGGTCGGCCCCGGCGGCCATTTCTTCGGCACCCAACACACGCAGGACCGCTACAAGACCGCCTTCTACTCGCCGATCCTTTCCGACTGGCGCAATTTCGAGACCTGGGCGGAAGCCGGCTCGCCGACGGCGCTGGAAAAAGCCAACAAGGTCTGGAAAGAGCGGCTGGCGTCCTATGACGAGCCCTACATGGACCCGGCGATCCGCGAGGAACTCAACGATTTCGTCCAGAAGCGCACGGCCGAAGGCGGCGCGCCGACCGATTTTTGATCGTGCCTGGCGTGCATCGTCACGCTAGCGACCGAAAACCCTGATTCAATTTACGCAAAAACGGACCTATCTTCATGAAATCCCATGTAAAAGCGGTTGTCATCGGCGGTGGCGTCGTCGGCTGCTCGGTGCTTTATCACCTGGCCAAGGCCGGCTGGACCGACATCATGCTGATCGAACGCTCGGAGCTGACCTCCGGCTCGTCTTGGCACGCGGCGGGCGGCTTCCATACGCTGAACGGCGACCCCAACGTCGCCAAGCTGCAGGCCTACACCGTGCAGCTCTACAAGGAGATCGAGGAAATCTCGGGCCAGTCCTGCTCACTGCACCTGACCGGCGGCGTGATGATGGCCGATACGCCGGAGCGCATGGACTTCCTGCGCCTTGCCCATGCCAAGGGCCGCTATCTCGGCATGGACACCGAGCTGATCACGCCTTCGGAAGCCAAGGCGATGTTCCCGCTGATGGACGAGAAGAACTTCGTCGGCGCCATGTGGGATCCGGTCGAGGGCCATCTTGATCCTTCGGGCACGACCATCGCCTACTCCAAGGCAGCCAAGAAACTCGGCGCCGAGATCGTGCTGCGCAACCGCGTCGTTGATCTTACGCAAGAGCCGGACGGCACCTGGAACGTCGTCACCGAGCAGGGCACTGTCCATGCCGAGCATGTCGTCAATTGCGGCGGCCTGTGGGCGCGCGAGATCGGCCGCATGGTCGGCGTCGAACTGCCGGTGCTGGCCATGGAGCACATGTATCTCCTCACCGAGCCGATGCCGGAAGTCGAGGAGTTCAACAAGTCGACCGGCCGCGAGATGATCGGCGTGCTCGACTTCAAGGGCGAGATCTACACCCGCCAGGAGCGCAACGGCATCCTGCTCGGCACCTATGAGAAGGCCTGCAAGCCCTGGTCGCCGGTCAACACGCCCTGGGATTTCGGCCATGAACTGCTGCCGCCCGATCTCGACCGCATCGCGCCGTCACTGGAGATCGGCTTCAAGCATTTCCCCGGCATCGAAAAGGCCGGCATCAAGCAGATCATCAACGGCCCCTTCACCTTCGCGCTCGACGGCAACCCGCTTGTCGGCCCGGTGCAGGGCCTGACCAATTTCTGGTGCGCCTGCGCCGTCATGGCCGGCTTCAGCCAGGGTGGCGGCGTCGGCCTGGCACTGTCCAACTGGATGGTGCATGGCGATCCGGGCTTCGACGTCTGGGGCATGGATGTTGCCCGCTTCGGCGAATGGGCCGGTCTGCGCTACACCAACGCCAAGGTGCGCGAAAACTATTCGCGCCGCTTCTCGATCCGCTTCCCCAATGAGGAACTGCCGGCGGCCCGCCCGGCGCAGACAACGCCGCTCTACGACACGATGCTGGCCAACAACGCGGTCATGGGCGACTCGTGGGGCCTGGAAACCCCGCTGTGGTTCGCGCCGAAGGGCAAGGAACCGAAAGACATCGTCTCTTTCCACCGCTCCAACGATTTCGGCCCGATCGGCGAGGAAGTGCGCGCCACGCGCGAGCGCGTCGGCGTCACCGAGATCGCCAACTTCGCCAAATACGAAGTGTCGGGACCGGGCGCGGAGGAGTTCCTCAACCGGTTGATGACCAACCGCATGCCGAAGACCGGCCGCATCGTGCTCACCCCGATGATCAACGAATTCGGCAAGCTGATCGGCGACTTCACCATCGCCAAGGCCGGTGAAGACCGCTTCATGATCTGGGGTTCGTCCGCCGCGCAGAAATACCATATGCGCTGGTTCGAAAAGCATTTGCCGAAGGATGGCTCGGTGCGCATTCACCGCTTCGACCAGACGCTGGTCGGCCTGTCGATCGCCGGACCCAAGTCGCGAGACCTCTTGCAGAAGCTGGTCGATGTCGACATCTCGACCAAAGCCTTCCGCTTCATGGATTTCCGCGAAATGGCCGTCGGCGGCGCGCCCTGCATGGTCAACCGCATCACCTACACCGGCGACCTCGGCTACGAAATCTGGATGGCGCCGGCCTATCAGCGCCTGGTCTACAAGGCGATCAAGGACGCCGGCGAGGAGTTTGGTCTCGTCGATTTCGGCATGCGCGCTCTGCTGTCGATGCGTCTCGAGAAGAACTTCCCGACATGGTTCCGCGAATTGCGCCCGATCTACGGCCCGTTCGAAGGCTCGATGGACCGCTTTATCAAGCTCGAGAAGAACGACTTTATTGGCCGTGAGGCTGCCGCCAAGGAACAGGCGGAAGGACCGAAACTGCGCCGCGTCTCCTTCATCGTCGACGCTGCCGATGCCGACGTGATGGGTGACGAGCCAATCTGGGCCAAGGTCAGCAAGGACTACGGCACGGTGGAAAAGCCGCATGGCTATGGCGCGCCGCGCTTTGACGACAAGGGCAAGGAAGTGCGTGGTTCCAAGGCTGCCGAAGGCGCGTCCGCCGTGCGCGGCATCGTCGACGGCGACTGGCGCGTGGTCGGCTGGGTGACGTCGGGCGGCTATGCCCACTATGTCCAGAAGTCGATGGCGCAGGGCTACGTTCCGGCAGCACTTGCCGAGGACGAAAGCGCCGGCCTGTTCGAGATCGAGATCCTCGGCCACCGTCGCCCGGCGCGCATCAATGTCGAGGCGCCTTTCGACCCGAGCGGCGAGAAGATGCGGACCTGAGGGTCGACCATGGACAGCGCGGCGCCAAAAGGCGGATTCGGCCGCCATCGCAAGATCATGCCGTTCGAGCCGGGCTCGATCGAGGAATTGCGCGAAGGCTCCCGCCAGAAGGCGGCTTCGCTCAACCAGCATGTGCTGGGCTATGGCGCCCAGGCTGAGGCGGAATGGGCGGCGGCAGGCATTGCCGCCCCCGATCTTCCGGCGATGCGCAAATACCGGCTGGAGCGCATCCGCGCCGAGTTGAAGCGGCGCGGCTATGCCGGTGCCCTGCTCTACGACCCCGTCAATATCCGCTATGCGACCGACAGCACCAACATGCAGCTGTGGGTCGCGCACAACCCGACGCGGCATTGTTTCGTCGCCACCGACGGGCCGGTGGTGCTGTTCGACTATTTCTCCTGCGAGCATCTGTCCGACCATTCCGGCGTCGTCGACGAGGTACGGCCGGCCGTGTCGTGGATGTATCTCTATGGCGGCGAGTTGACGGAGCAAAAGGTCCGCCGCTGGGCAGCCGGCATTGCCGATCTGGTGAGAGAGCATGGCGGCGGCAACAGTCGCATCGCTGTCGACCATCTCAACCCGGAAGGCGTCGAGGAACTGGCGCGGCTTGGTATCTCCATCGGCAATGGCGAGGCGGTGATGGAGAATGCGCGGCTGATCAAATCGCCGGACGAGATCCTCGCCATGCGCCGCGCCATCATCGCTTGTGAGGCAGCGATGGGCGAGATGGAACAGGCGCTGAAGCCCGGCATTTCCGAGAACGAATTGTGGGCCGAACTGCATCGCGGCAACATTGCGCGCGGCGGGGAATGGATCGAGACGCGGCTGCTGGCGTCAGGTCCGCGCAGCAATCCGTGGTTCCAGGAATGCTCGTCGCGCGTGATCGAGGCCGGCGACCTCGTTGCCTTCGACACCGACCTGATCGGTCCCTACGGCTTCTGCGCCGACCTGTCGCGCACCTGGCTTTGCGGCGAAACCAAGCCGACCAACGAACAGCGCGACCTGTTCCGCATTGCCGCCGACCAGATAGAGCACAACACGCAATTGATGCAGCCCGGCATCTCCTTCCGCGACCTTGTCGATCGCTCGGCCGTGCCGCCGGGAGACTGCTTCCCGACCCGCTACGGCGTGCTCTATCACGGCGTCGGCCTGGCCGACGAATACCCGACCTTGCCGCATGCCAGCGACTGGACGCTGGATACGCCGGACGGCGTGCTCGAAGCAGGGATGGTGCTGTGCGTGGAAAGCTATATAGGCAGGCTTGGCGGGCACGAAGGCGTCAAGATCGAGGAGCAGATCCTGATCACCGAGACCGGCAACGAGCAGCTTTCAACCTACCCGTTGGATGCGAGGTTGCTCGGCTAAACCGGCAAGGGCTTCGCGCATTGCCCGGATTGTTTTTTCGGGCGTCGTCCTGGCGGTGATGAATGGCAGGCCCTTGCGGCGTGCCGTCCAGCCGATGACCACCACTTTGCTTGCCGCTGGTTCGAAACGCTGCGCCAGCGCCCAGCTTTCGCAATCGATGGCGGCGATGTCAGCCCTGCCCTCGGCAACAGCAACGATCGAGCCGCGATGGCCGCCGCTTGCGCTGCGCGAGGAAAAGATATCGAGGCTTTCGCCGGCTGCCTGCAGGTCGCGCGTCAGCCCGATAATGCCCGACATCGAATCGAGGCTGTTGAAGGTGAAGCGCTTGCTGCGCATCAGGTCGAGCGGCAGCAAGGCCTTGCCGTCCGCGGGCGATCGCGCCTCCGGCCCCTCGCCCGTCCGCATCACCAGCGCGCTGGAATAGAGCTCGCCCTGCCCGCCCTCATAGGCGTCATAGCTTGGCTGGCCGACCACTTGCACATGGCTCGACAGGCCGAGCTCCATCGGCCCCCAGCAGGTCTGTGCAAACAGCAGCGCCGGGTGCAGCCAGAGCTGGTGGTAATCGAGTTCGTCCGGCGGCAATGTCGCCGGGTCCGGCGCGATCAAGGCTCCCTCGGCATCATGGATGCCGCCCGGCACCGGCGGCAGATCGCCATTGCGGCGCACGATGGTCTGCGGCGCATCGATGCCCTTTTGCCGGAAGGCATCGCGCAGCAGCGCCCATTGCGCGTCGACCTCGCCGCGCACTTCGGGCCAGTCATACATTGGCAACGCCGCAATCGATTCAATCATGCCGATATCAAATCATCACATCTGGAAAAAGGATCGCAAAAACGCGGCGTCCAATCAGAATTGGCCGACACCTCTCGCAGAATGCCCCGAACTATTCCTTGGGCGGCTCGGCGGGCACCGGCGCGGTGCCGAGCCCGTTGATGTTGCGCGCCCGGATGCGCGGCTTGAACGCCCGGCCGTGCTCCGGCGCGCGGCGAAGCACCGGATGCACGATCGGCTCCTTCGCCTTGAAGGCATAGGCTTTGATCAGCGCGAAATAGTTGGGATAGGCATAGCCATTGTTCATCCGCAGCCACTCGTCGCGGCGGTCGCGAAACAGCTTGGGCAGCTCGTACCAAGCCACGGTCGGGGTCTTGTGGTGGATGAAGTGCAGGTTGTTGTTCAGGAACAGCAACGACAGCGGCGAGCGTTCGATGATCACCGTGCGGCCTTCCGGATGCTCGGACCACTGATGCTCGGCAAAGGTGCGGATCGCAATCAGCGACTGGCCGAGCCACACCGGCGCCAGGATGTAGAGCCACAGCGGAATGCCGAAGCCGAACTGCACGATCGGCGCCACGATGGCGAGGCCGATCGCATGCAGCAGCCAAGCCTTGCGGATCGCCCTGTCACCGGCCATCATCTGCTTGAAATCGTCGATGAAGAAGCCGATGCACGACAGCCAGGGGCCAAGGAAGAAACGGCCGGCCATGGTGTTGTTGATCTTGAGCAGGAACTTCATCGTCGGCGGCAATTCGTCATGCTGCCACAGCGCTTGGTAATAGCTCTCGGGATCGTCGAGCGGATCGGTCAGCCGCTCGTCGGCATGGTGGCGCAAATGCAGCGTCTTGAAGCGGCGGAACGGCCAGACCAGGCCGATCGGGAGGAAGACGAAGGCCTCGTTGATCAGCGCGCTGCGCGTTGGATGGCCATGCAGCACTTCGTGCATGATCGACGACTGCAGTGCCAGGATAAAGCCGAGGAGAGCGAGCGCCAGGATGGGATAGGACGGCCAGAGCAGGAAACCGGTGGCGAGCCATGTTCCGTAACAGAAGAAAGCGAGAACCACGGTGGGCCATTCGATGGCCGGTGCGTTGCGTCGCTTGATGCTCTTGCCTGTCATGCTATCGACCACTGTCCCTCAGTCGCCGGAACCCCCAATGGTTCCTGACAACATAGTGTCAGGAGAAACGATTCCACTCAACGCGACAAAGTATACAAAATGTTGCGATTGCGCATTTTTGACCGCACATGTTACACATTGTAAACAAGCTTAGGGATTCATTTACGCCTGAGACGCCCCGTTGGCCCGCCTCGGCGCAAATTTTTCCTCAAGATTCGGAGAACCGGACGATGGACAAACGCGACCTGTCGGCAATCTTTCGGGAGCGTCTGAAGCTGCTCCTGACACGCTCCGACCTCAACCAGTCGGCCTTCGCGTCGGCGGTCGGCATCGATCGGTCGGCGCTGTCGCAGCTGATGTCGGGCGCCTCGACGCGCCTGCCGCGCGCCGAAACGCTGCTCAACATCGCCGCAGAATTCAAGGTGTCGCTGGACTGGCTGCTCGGCCTCAGCCAGGACGAAGGCGTCACCGGCGAAATCCGCGAAAGCCTGGAGATCGAGGAAGCGCCCGACGGTTTCGACCGCACGCTGCTCGCCAAATGGTTCGCCGAGGCCGCGGGCACCAAGATCCGCTACGTCCCGGCCGGCATTCCCGATCTCCTGCGCACCCGCGCGCTCGTCGACTACGAGGCCAACATCACCAACAGGAGCCGTCTGGCGCAGGCCAGCGAGACGCAATACCGCATCGAATACAACCGGCGGCCGGAAACCGACATGGAAGTCTGCATGCCGCGCCACACGCTGGAGATCTTTGCGCGCGGCCTCGGTGTGTGGGATCGTTTTCCCGAGGCCGACCGCCGCCAGCAGCTCGCCCATATGGCGACGCTGCTCGACGATCTCTACCCGACTTTCCGTCTGTTTCTCTATGACGGCCGCATGCGCTATTCGATCCCGCTCACCATCTTCGGCCCCTACCGCGCCGCCATCTATGTCGGCGACATGTATGTCGTGCTGAACGCCACGCAGCCGATCCAGGCGCTCACCCAGCATTTCGACAATCTGATCCGCGCCGCCGACATCAACCCGCACGAGGCGGCCGCTTACGCACGCAATCTGGCCGGCATGTCGTTCCCATCAGGCTCCGCCTGATTGACGGCCAGTCGACCGGCCTTGGCCGAGGGCCAGGTCAATCACATTGCCGAAAGGTCGCTTGCAAATCATTGACTGGACATAAAGACTTCTTTATATCCTTATTCGAATTTGAAACACGAAAGCCAATCCGATGACCACGACCAATCCGATCGATGCCCTGCTGGCTGAAAAGGGCGTGCTGCTGGCCGATGGCGCCACCGGCACCAATCTGTTCGCGATGGGCCTGGAGGCCGGCGAGGCGCCGGAACTGCTGAACGAGACGGCGCCCGACACCATCACCAGTCTGCACCAGAATTTTGTCGATGCCGGCGCCGACATCATCCTGACCAACTCCTTCGGCGGCACCCGCCACCGGCTGAAACTCCACCATGCGCAGGACCGCGTGCATGCGCTGAACAAGCGCGCCGCCGAGATCGCGCGGGCCGTTGCCGACAAGGCCGGCCGCAAGGTGATCGTTGCCGGCTCCGTCGGCCCGACCGGCGAATTGCTGGTGCCGCTTGGCGCCATGACCTATGACGAGGCGGTCGACGCCTTTGCCGAACAGATCGAGGGTCTCAAGGAAGGCGGCGCTGAAGTCGCCTGGATCGAAACCATGTCGGCGCCCGACGAGATCCGCGCCGCGGCCGAAGCTGCCATCCGCGTCGGCCTGCCCTACACCTATACCGGCTCCTTCGACACCGCCGGCCGCACCATGATGGGCCTGCTGCCGAAAGACATCCACGGCGTCGTCGACGGCCTGTCCGAGGCACCGCTCGGCGTTGGTGCTAATTGCGGCGTCGGCGCCTCGGACATCCTCGCATCGCTGCTCGACATGACCGAGGCGAAACCGCAGGCGACCGTGATCGTCAAGGGCAATTGCGGCATTCCCGAATTCCGTGGCACCGAGATCCATTACTCCGGCACGCCGGAACTGATGGCGGATTATGTGCGTCTTGCCGTGGATGCCGGTGCGAAAATCGTCGGCGGCTGCTGCGGCACCTCGTTCCAGCACCTTGCCGCGATGCGCAAGGCGCTCGACGCCCACACCAAGGCGGATCGTCCGACGGTTGCGGCGATCGTCGAGCGCATCGGCCCGATGCGCAACAAAGTGGCGACGGAAAACACCGCCGAGACCAGCGAAGCCCGTCGCGAGCGTCGCCGCAGCCGGGCTTGAAGCGATCTTTTTTGATTATTCGCTGTTGTCGGCGTAGCTCGATTGCGCCGACTTGAAGTCGACCACATTGTCGCCGCGCATCGTCATCAGCGCGCCTGATGAAGCCGGATCGGTGATCTGTTCCAGCATGGCGCGGAAGCGGTCATTGGTTAGCGCCGACATGGCGGTGTGACGCGCCTGCGCGACATCGTCGCTAATGCGTCTGGATTCGGCCGATGGGGCTGATGAAACCGTCGAAGCGTCTCGCACCGGCGGCGGCAAGTTGGCGATAGTCCTGATCTGC contains these protein-coding regions:
- a CDS encoding ABC-type phosphate/phosphonate transport system, periplasmic component; the protein is MYDWPEVRGEVDAQWALLRDAFRQKGIDAPQTIVRRNGDLPPVPGGIHDAEGALIAPDPATLPPDELDYHQLWLHPALLFAQTCWGPMELGLSSHVQVVGQPSYDAYEGGQGELYSSALVMRTGEGPEARSPADGKALLPLDLMRSKRFTFNSLDSMSGIIGLTRDLQAAGESLDIFSSRSASGGHRGSIVAVAEGRADIAAIDCESWALAQRFEPAASKVVVIGWTARRKGLPFITARTTPEKTIRAMREALAGLAEQPRIQRVG
- a CDS encoding Xaa-Pro aminopeptidase codes for the protein MDSAAPKGGFGRHRKIMPFEPGSIEELREGSRQKAASLNQHVLGYGAQAEAEWAAAGIAAPDLPAMRKYRLERIRAELKRRGYAGALLYDPVNIRYATDSTNMQLWVAHNPTRHCFVATDGPVVLFDYFSCEHLSDHSGVVDEVRPAVSWMYLYGGELTEQKVRRWAAGIADLVREHGGGNSRIAVDHLNPEGVEELARLGISIGNGEAVMENARLIKSPDEILAMRRAIIACEAAMGEMEQALKPGISENELWAELHRGNIARGGEWIETRLLASGPRSNPWFQECSSRVIEAGDLVAFDTDLIGPYGFCADLSRTWLCGETKPTNEQRDLFRIAADQIEHNTQLMQPGISFRDLVDRSAVPPGDCFPTRYGVLYHGVGLADEYPTLPHASDWTLDTPDGVLEAGMVLCVESYIGRLGGHEGVKIEEQILITETGNEQLSTYPLDARLLG
- a CDS encoding XRE family transcriptional regulator, producing the protein MDKRDLSAIFRERLKLLLTRSDLNQSAFASAVGIDRSALSQLMSGASTRLPRAETLLNIAAEFKVSLDWLLGLSQDEGVTGEIRESLEIEEAPDGFDRTLLAKWFAEAAGTKIRYVPAGIPDLLRTRALVDYEANITNRSRLAQASETQYRIEYNRRPETDMEVCMPRHTLEIFARGLGVWDRFPEADRRQQLAHMATLLDDLYPTFRLFLYDGRMRYSIPLTIFGPYRAAIYVGDMYVVLNATQPIQALTQHFDNLIRAADINPHEAAAYARNLAGMSFPSGSA
- a CDS encoding fatty acid desaturase; this translates as MTGKSIKRRNAPAIEWPTVVLAFFCYGTWLATGFLLWPSYPILALALLGFILALQSSIMHEVLHGHPTRSALINEAFVFLPIGLVWPFRRFKTLHLRHHADERLTDPLDDPESYYQALWQHDELPPTMKFLLKINNTMAGRFFLGPWLSCIGFFIDDFKQMMAGDRAIRKAWLLHAIGLAIVAPIVQFGFGIPLWLYILAPVWLGQSLIAIRTFAEHQWSEHPEGRTVIIERSPLSLLFLNNNLHFIHHKTPTVAWYELPKLFRDRRDEWLRMNNGYAYPNYFALIKAYAFKAKEPIVHPVLRRAPEHGRAFKPRIRARNINGLGTAPVPAEPPKE
- a CDS encoding sarcosine dehydrogenase, whose translation is MKSHVKAVVIGGGVVGCSVLYHLAKAGWTDIMLIERSELTSGSSWHAAGGFHTLNGDPNVAKLQAYTVQLYKEIEEISGQSCSLHLTGGVMMADTPERMDFLRLAHAKGRYLGMDTELITPSEAKAMFPLMDEKNFVGAMWDPVEGHLDPSGTTIAYSKAAKKLGAEIVLRNRVVDLTQEPDGTWNVVTEQGTVHAEHVVNCGGLWAREIGRMVGVELPVLAMEHMYLLTEPMPEVEEFNKSTGREMIGVLDFKGEIYTRQERNGILLGTYEKACKPWSPVNTPWDFGHELLPPDLDRIAPSLEIGFKHFPGIEKAGIKQIINGPFTFALDGNPLVGPVQGLTNFWCACAVMAGFSQGGGVGLALSNWMVHGDPGFDVWGMDVARFGEWAGLRYTNAKVRENYSRRFSIRFPNEELPAARPAQTTPLYDTMLANNAVMGDSWGLETPLWFAPKGKEPKDIVSFHRSNDFGPIGEEVRATRERVGVTEIANFAKYEVSGPGAEEFLNRLMTNRMPKTGRIVLTPMINEFGKLIGDFTIAKAGEDRFMIWGSSAAQKYHMRWFEKHLPKDGSVRIHRFDQTLVGLSIAGPKSRDLLQKLVDVDISTKAFRFMDFREMAVGGAPCMVNRITYTGDLGYEIWMAPAYQRLVYKAIKDAGEEFGLVDFGMRALLSMRLEKNFPTWFRELRPIYGPFEGSMDRFIKLEKNDFIGREAAAKEQAEGPKLRRVSFIVDAADADVMGDEPIWAKVSKDYGTVEKPHGYGAPRFDDKGKEVRGSKAAEGASAVRGIVDGDWRVVGWVTSGGYAHYVQKSMAQGYVPAALAEDESAGLFEIEILGHRRPARINVEAPFDPSGEKMRT
- a CDS encoding methionine synthase I, which encodes MTTTNPIDALLAEKGVLLADGATGTNLFAMGLEAGEAPELLNETAPDTITSLHQNFVDAGADIILTNSFGGTRHRLKLHHAQDRVHALNKRAAEIARAVADKAGRKVIVAGSVGPTGELLVPLGAMTYDEAVDAFAEQIEGLKEGGAEVAWIETMSAPDEIRAAAEAAIRVGLPYTYTGSFDTAGRTMMGLLPKDIHGVVDGLSEAPLGVGANCGVGASDILASLLDMTEAKPQATVIVKGNCGIPEFRGTEIHYSGTPELMADYVRLAVDAGAKIVGGCCGTSFQHLAAMRKALDAHTKADRPTVAAIVERIGPMRNKVATENTAETSEARRERRRSRA